The proteins below come from a single Chryseobacterium bernardetii genomic window:
- a CDS encoding TSUP family transporter, producing MSNSLYPVFLKLETLALLIIGGGKIALEKLESVLGNSPETSIRLVAKEITPEVRALQNQFTNLKLYERAYHGDDFNDIDVAIIAVNDIELAAQIREDAHQKNVLVNIADKPELCDFYLGSIVKKGSLKIAISTNGKSPTIAKRLRETFTETIPDEMDLVLNNMQSIRNQLKGDFDHKVTELNKITTQYLSDGKLSPAKPDLEIEKLISITKTAQRKANIYLAIIGVMVLFGILGLVVYQFDLSDDIQTFLSKDGHIFYWMLFAGFMAEIVAGSMGMGYGVICTTILLLLNVPPPVVSASIHSAESFTTAAGGFSHYKLGNVNKKMVWVLFPLAIVGSIIGALTLSHYGEHYAHIVKPIIACYTLYLGFNILRNAFKDKNKSRIKTKRRTNLRVLGLLGGFIDSFAGGGWGPLVTGTLIKEGRIPRYVVGSSTVAKFLLTLTSAITFIFTIGIHHWNIVLGLLLGGVFTAPFSAMLTSRLPTKKMFVVVGIVVILMSLTTIFKSLL from the coding sequence ATGAGCAATTCCTTATATCCTGTATTTTTAAAACTTGAGACCTTAGCGTTACTCATCATCGGTGGCGGAAAAATAGCCCTTGAAAAACTGGAATCGGTATTGGGCAATTCTCCTGAAACTTCCATAAGATTAGTTGCTAAAGAGATCACTCCCGAAGTTCGGGCATTACAGAATCAATTTACCAATCTAAAATTATATGAAAGAGCTTATCACGGTGATGATTTTAATGATATTGATGTAGCGATTATTGCAGTGAATGATATTGAATTAGCCGCACAAATTCGTGAAGATGCCCATCAAAAAAACGTATTGGTCAATATTGCAGACAAACCTGAACTTTGTGATTTTTACTTAGGCTCCATTGTTAAAAAAGGAAGCCTTAAAATTGCTATTTCTACAAATGGAAAATCACCAACCATCGCTAAAAGACTCAGGGAAACCTTCACAGAAACCATTCCTGATGAGATGGATCTTGTATTGAATAATATGCAGAGCATACGCAACCAGCTAAAAGGAGACTTTGACCATAAGGTGACAGAACTTAACAAAATTACAACTCAATATCTGTCTGATGGAAAACTTTCCCCGGCAAAGCCTGATCTTGAGATTGAAAAACTCATCAGCATTACTAAAACAGCCCAGAGGAAAGCCAATATTTATCTTGCCATCATAGGTGTAATGGTTCTTTTCGGAATCTTAGGGCTTGTGGTGTATCAGTTTGATCTTTCAGATGATATTCAGACTTTTCTCAGCAAAGACGGTCATATCTTTTACTGGATGCTGTTTGCAGGATTTATGGCTGAAATTGTCGCTGGATCTATGGGGATGGGATATGGTGTAATCTGTACCACTATCTTATTATTGCTGAACGTTCCTCCTCCCGTTGTAAGCGCAAGTATTCATTCTGCTGAATCCTTTACAACCGCTGCCGGAGGATTCAGCCATTACAAACTGGGAAATGTTAATAAGAAAATGGTTTGGGTATTATTTCCGTTAGCTATTGTGGGGTCAATCATCGGTGCTTTGACTTTATCTCATTACGGCGAACATTATGCCCATATCGTAAAGCCCATTATTGCCTGTTATACCTTATATCTGGGATTCAATATTCTCAGAAATGCCTTTAAAGACAAAAATAAAAGCCGTATAAAAACCAAAAGAAGAACCAATCTGAGAGTACTGGGGCTTCTTGGTGGCTTTATAGATTCTTTTGCAGGAGGCGGATGGGGGCCTTTAGTAACCGGAACACTGATTAAAGAGGGGAGAATTCCCCGTTATGTTGTGGGAAGTTCTACAGTTGCTAAATTTTTGCTCACCTTAACAAGTGCCATTACTTTTATTTTTACCATTGGGATCCATCACTGGAATATTGTTCTGGGACTTCTGCTGGGTGGAGTTTTTACTGCTCCATTTTCTGCGATGCTTACATCCAGACTTCCTACGAAGAAAATGTTTGTAGTGGTGGGAATAGTCGTTATTCTGATGAGCCTCACAACTATTTTTAAATCATTATTATAA
- a CDS encoding GNAT family N-acetyltransferase yields the protein MIETEICERRHFKITADGQVACVWSITFDDHQVWAEKNEDPAVYIHRIATNPNFRGQKFVEQIVEWAKLFALQHNRLYVRMDTTAGNQRLTDYYVKCGFTYLEDKKMTDTEGRPDHYHNATMGLFQLEV from the coding sequence ATGATTGAAACTGAAATCTGTGAAAGACGTCACTTTAAAATTACAGCAGATGGGCAGGTAGCCTGTGTATGGAGTATTACTTTCGATGATCATCAGGTTTGGGCAGAAAAGAATGAAGATCCTGCTGTTTACATTCATAGAATTGCTACCAATCCTAACTTCCGGGGACAGAAATTTGTTGAACAGATTGTAGAATGGGCAAAACTATTTGCCCTCCAACATAATAGATTATATGTAAGAATGGATACTACAGCAGGAAATCAAAGATTAACAGATTATTACGTAAAATGCGGATTTACTTATCTTGAAGATAAAAAAATGACTGATACAGAAGGCCGTCCGGATCATTATCATAATGCTACCATGGGACTCTTCCAGCTGGAAGTGTAG
- a CDS encoding sigma-54-dependent transcriptional regulator yields MKPNYTKIFIVEDDLFFSEMLKYHLSLNPDHEIITFDTAKDCLSALYLNPDIICIDFGLPDMRGDMLFKKLKEAQPSIPIIIISGQDDIETAINFLKSGAHDYIVKNEHTKEMLWNSILKVKETISLKKEVEDLKEELEKKYSFEKNIIGQSEAIKEVFKKISKAVKTNINVSITGETGTGKEVVAKTIHYNSDRKNKPFVAINMAAIPKELIESEFFGHEKGAFTGALSKSSGKFEQADGGTIFLDEIAELDINLQSKLLRALQEREVTRIGGTQKIKFDARLIIATHKNLAEEVKKGNFREDLYYRIVGLPIELPPLRDRDQDVIILAKHFIKLFAKENGMNPLTLSNGAISKLTKYPFPGNVRELKSVIDLACVMADDKEIQPEDIHFNPIGNKEDLFISAEKTLKQFTTEIILYHLKKNNNDVMKTAQALDIGKSTIYNLLQNK; encoded by the coding sequence ATGAAACCAAATTACACAAAAATATTCATTGTGGAAGATGATTTGTTTTTTAGCGAAATGTTAAAGTATCATCTCTCCCTCAATCCTGATCATGAGATCATTACATTTGACACGGCGAAAGATTGTTTATCCGCCCTATATCTCAATCCGGATATTATCTGTATTGATTTTGGCCTGCCTGATATGAGAGGGGATATGCTGTTTAAAAAGCTCAAGGAAGCCCAACCTTCTATCCCGATCATTATTATTAGTGGGCAGGATGATATAGAGACAGCAATTAATTTTCTAAAGTCCGGTGCCCATGATTATATTGTGAAAAATGAACACACCAAAGAAATGTTATGGAACAGTATCCTGAAGGTAAAAGAAACCATTTCTCTGAAAAAAGAAGTGGAGGATCTGAAAGAAGAACTCGAAAAAAAATACTCTTTTGAGAAAAACATAATAGGCCAAAGTGAGGCTATAAAAGAGGTCTTCAAAAAAATCAGCAAGGCTGTAAAAACCAATATTAACGTTTCTATTACAGGTGAAACCGGTACCGGAAAAGAAGTAGTGGCCAAAACCATTCATTATAATTCTGACCGTAAAAATAAACCATTTGTCGCCATCAATATGGCAGCAATTCCGAAAGAACTTATTGAAAGTGAGTTTTTCGGGCATGAAAAAGGAGCTTTCACAGGAGCTTTATCCAAAAGTTCCGGGAAATTTGAACAGGCAGATGGAGGTACTATTTTCCTGGATGAAATAGCAGAACTGGACATCAACCTTCAAAGCAAATTACTGAGAGCTTTACAGGAAAGAGAAGTTACCAGAATAGGCGGAACCCAAAAAATAAAATTTGATGCCCGGCTTATTATTGCAACCCATAAAAATCTTGCTGAAGAAGTAAAAAAAGGCAATTTCCGGGAGGACCTGTACTATAGAATTGTAGGTTTACCTATAGAATTACCTCCTCTCCGTGACAGAGATCAGGATGTTATTATTCTGGCCAAGCACTTCATCAAGTTATTTGCCAAGGAAAACGGAATGAATCCACTGACATTAAGCAATGGAGCAATCAGCAAGCTTACAAAATATCCGTTTCCCGGAAATGTCCGTGAACTTAAGTCGGTCATTGATCTGGCTTGTGTTATGGCAGATGACAAAGAAATACAGCCGGAAGACATTCATTTTAATCCCATCGGAAACAAAGAAGATCTTTTTATTTCTGCAGAAAAAACGCTTAAACAGTTTACTACTGAAATTATTCTTTACCATTTGAAGAAAAATAATAATGATGTTATGAAAACTGCACAGGCTTTAGATATTGGAAAATCAACTATTTATAATCTTTTACAGAACAAATAA
- a CDS encoding TonB-dependent receptor, with product MKNKRQGYFLPKTGVILFTFLFCNLAEAQQLIELSGIIRNTGTQKGLDAVKVQVENTQDTASTDKLGNFKIRTRVTIPFRLIINKDGFSSQTVEILSLSNKLTIGLNPQNTIIDDVVISASRIPEKILKSPIAIEKIDIKTIRESPAASFYETLENVKGLQLLTSSLTLKIPNSRGFNSPNNFRFMQLVDGVDVQSATLGVPLGNAIGPTELDIQSMEVTPGAASALYGMNAINGLASLQTKDPFTSEGISVYFRGGVNHVDNYNHTISSLGESAVRFAKVFNKNFAVKVNASYFTGTDWVSNNQTDQNPNSLVTANPNFSLANNPAEDLWNKYGDERNNRVAVKVNYNGKPATFNVSRTGYLEKDLVSPEVKNIKFDAGLYYRFGDQWKASYVYRYGLLDGTFQRGNKIRLQNATVQNHKVELTGKELTFRAYVSIENTGDSYNLKPLADNLDLTNLSNNNWKSIFQTALQSNLDAGTNLNEALILARQVADKNRAVPGTAAFEQLKNTIIGINNWDSANAGIAGAPATGGAKLEQKSRFYQGELTYDFSRVVKVFNLLAGIDYRLYSITPDGNNFVDFTRPVNERNIPLSNGTFGKDVIYQKYGAFAQVTKLFFDEKLKINAALRIDRNPEFEAKLNPRISVVYSPVKQHNFRASFQNGYRFPSLFEALSFVNNGNVRRVGGLTKVNDGLGYLENSYTLASIDRFTAAVNADVDGGKTQNQAAQDNKQLLAVANLQKLQPEKINSFEIGYKSVFFNNKLALDWDFYYNIYEGFLGQVEVAVPKNSQVGSNTAVLAMLDRSKQDRYRVYTNSNSTYKSYGTSFGIRYNVIKNYNVNANVSYNDLASNNTSDLFITAFNTPKWMVNVSVGNREVFKNIGFTVVARWQNAFDWESPLASGKIPAYYTIDAQATWKIPEIHANVKIGATNLLNRRYFQYAAGPEIGGLYYLAFTYDLKL from the coding sequence ATGAAAAACAAAAGACAGGGATATTTCCTGCCTAAAACAGGAGTTATACTATTCACATTTTTATTCTGCAATCTGGCAGAAGCACAACAGCTTATAGAATTAAGCGGAATCATCAGAAATACAGGAACCCAAAAGGGGCTTGACGCGGTAAAAGTTCAGGTTGAAAACACCCAGGACACCGCATCAACAGATAAGCTCGGTAATTTTAAAATAAGAACCAGAGTTACCATTCCTTTCCGTTTGATTATCAATAAAGATGGCTTCTCCAGCCAAACTGTAGAAATACTTTCACTTTCCAATAAACTTACGATTGGGCTTAATCCTCAGAATACCATCATTGATGATGTGGTTATTTCTGCATCCCGGATCCCGGAAAAAATACTGAAATCTCCGATCGCTATTGAGAAGATTGATATTAAAACAATCCGCGAAAGTCCGGCTGCATCCTTTTATGAAACCCTGGAGAATGTAAAAGGACTACAGCTGCTAACGTCCAGCCTTACTTTAAAAATCCCTAATTCAAGAGGATTCAATTCTCCTAATAATTTCAGGTTTATGCAGTTGGTGGATGGAGTAGATGTACAGTCTGCAACCCTAGGAGTCCCACTGGGAAATGCTATTGGGCCTACAGAACTGGATATTCAGTCTATGGAAGTCACTCCGGGAGCTGCTTCCGCATTATACGGTATGAACGCCATCAACGGATTGGCAAGCCTCCAGACCAAAGATCCATTTACTTCTGAGGGAATAAGTGTCTATTTTCGTGGTGGAGTGAATCATGTAGATAACTACAACCATACAATAAGTTCTCTGGGAGAAAGTGCTGTCAGATTTGCCAAAGTATTCAATAAAAACTTTGCCGTTAAAGTAAACGCTTCCTATTTTACAGGAACCGACTGGGTTTCAAATAATCAGACCGATCAGAATCCCAATTCACTGGTTACGGCCAATCCTAATTTTTCTTTAGCCAATAACCCGGCAGAAGATCTTTGGAACAAATACGGTGATGAAAGAAACAACAGAGTAGCAGTAAAAGTAAATTATAACGGAAAACCTGCCACATTCAATGTTTCCAGAACAGGATACCTGGAAAAAGACCTGGTAAGCCCGGAAGTAAAGAATATAAAATTTGATGCCGGATTATATTATCGTTTTGGAGATCAGTGGAAAGCGTCGTATGTTTACCGTTACGGCTTACTGGACGGAACTTTCCAGAGGGGAAACAAGATCCGTTTACAGAATGCAACCGTACAAAACCATAAAGTAGAACTTACAGGTAAAGAACTTACTTTCAGAGCCTATGTTTCCATAGAGAATACAGGAGATTCCTATAATCTGAAACCTTTGGCAGATAACCTTGATTTAACAAACCTTTCTAACAATAATTGGAAAAGCATCTTCCAAACGGCTCTTCAAAGTAATCTCGATGCAGGCACGAACCTGAATGAGGCTCTTATTCTTGCCCGCCAAGTAGCTGATAAGAATAGAGCTGTACCCGGAACTGCCGCCTTTGAACAGCTAAAAAATACCATCATCGGAATCAACAACTGGGATTCTGCCAATGCCGGAATTGCCGGAGCCCCTGCAACAGGTGGTGCAAAACTGGAACAGAAATCCAGGTTTTACCAGGGGGAACTTACCTATGATTTCAGCAGAGTTGTAAAGGTTTTTAATCTTTTGGCCGGAATAGATTACCGTTTATACAGCATCACTCCTGATGGAAACAATTTTGTAGATTTCACCAGACCTGTTAATGAAAGAAATATCCCTTTATCCAACGGTACTTTCGGTAAAGATGTTATCTATCAGAAATATGGAGCTTTCGCACAAGTTACCAAGCTTTTCTTTGATGAAAAACTAAAAATCAATGCTGCGCTCCGTATCGACAGAAATCCTGAATTTGAAGCCAAGTTAAATCCGAGAATAAGCGTTGTATATTCTCCTGTGAAACAGCATAATTTCAGAGCTTCTTTTCAAAATGGTTACCGCTTTCCATCCTTATTTGAAGCCCTTTCCTTCGTGAATAACGGAAATGTAAGAAGAGTAGGCGGACTCACAAAAGTGAATGACGGGCTTGGGTATCTGGAAAACTCATATACCTTAGCATCCATTGACAGGTTTACTGCTGCAGTAAATGCTGATGTAGATGGCGGAAAAACCCAAAACCAGGCTGCACAGGATAATAAACAGCTTTTAGCCGTTGCCAACCTTCAAAAATTACAGCCGGAAAAGATCAATTCATTCGAAATAGGTTATAAATCGGTGTTCTTTAATAATAAACTGGCTCTGGACTGGGATTTTTACTATAATATTTACGAAGGATTCCTCGGACAGGTGGAAGTAGCCGTGCCCAAAAACAGCCAGGTGGGAAGCAATACAGCGGTTTTGGCCATGCTGGACAGAAGCAAACAGGACAGATACAGGGTTTATACCAACAGCAACAGTACTTACAAAAGCTATGGAACTTCTTTTGGGATCCGTTACAATGTAATTAAAAACTATAATGTCAACGCCAATGTATCCTATAATGACCTGGCTTCCAACAATACTTCCGACCTGTTTATTACTGCCTTCAACACCCCAAAATGGATGGTAAATGTAAGTGTGGGGAACAGGGAAGTTTTTAAGAATATCGGATTTACGGTAGTAGCAAGATGGCAGAATGCTTTTGACTGGGAAAGTCCTTTGGCTTCAGGAAAGATCCCGGCTTATTATACGATAGATGCACAGGCAACCTGGAAGATTCCTGAAATTCATGCTAATGTAAAAATCGGAGCCACCAATCTCCTGAACAGACGTTACTTCCAATATGCGGCAGGTCCTGAAATAGGAGGTTTATACTATCTCGCTTTTACGTATGACTTAAAACTGTAA
- the cysI gene encoding assimilatory sulfite reductase (NADPH) hemoprotein subunit, which produces MNHKDNLSPVERIKTQSNGLRGTLKESLADDFTGAIREDDQTLIKFHGMYQQDDRDRREERVAKKLEWLYSYMIRLRLPGGFLTSDQWIGVNDIANDHSTGTIKITTRQTIQLHGILKSHLRPTIQSFNLNHLDSIAACGDVNRNVTCTANPSESPLHQQTYELAGKISEMCLPKTKSYYDIWIDDELLVDRKTEEDPLYQDRYLPRKLKIGIVVPPNNDVDVFINDIALIAIIENNEIAGYNIAAGGGLGATHGNEATYARLASVLGFVDSEEKALKAVYEIITVQRDFGNRSDRKLSRLKYTIDKLGIDQYRAEVEKRTGFSFEPAREFKFEQRKDRYGWTQNHEGKWFYTLFVEHGRVLDIEGYPLKSGLLKIARAAHVNFRFTCNQNLILADISEEDKAKIESLLKEYRISEHTEKASALRKNSVACVALNTCSLALAEAQRYLPSLVTKIEPILEKYGLLEEDITIRMTGCPNGCGRSPNAEIGFVGTAYGKYNLHIGGDRLGMRLNTKYRENIGEEEILATLDELFGIYVQEKHTEETFGDFSYRYLQTLN; this is translated from the coding sequence ATGAACCATAAAGATAATCTTTCCCCTGTAGAAAGAATTAAAACCCAAAGCAACGGACTCAGAGGAACCTTAAAGGAAAGCCTTGCTGATGATTTTACAGGAGCCATAAGAGAAGACGATCAGACTTTAATCAAATTCCATGGAATGTACCAGCAGGATGACAGGGACAGAAGGGAAGAGCGCGTAGCTAAAAAACTGGAATGGCTGTATTCCTACATGATAAGGCTTAGGCTTCCCGGAGGATTTTTAACTTCAGACCAATGGATAGGAGTAAATGATATTGCAAATGACCATTCTACGGGAACCATTAAAATAACAACCCGGCAGACGATTCAGCTGCATGGTATTTTAAAATCACATTTAAGGCCTACTATTCAGAGCTTCAACCTGAATCATTTGGATTCTATTGCAGCTTGTGGTGATGTAAATAGGAATGTAACCTGTACCGCAAACCCTTCAGAATCACCACTACACCAACAAACGTATGAGCTTGCAGGTAAAATAAGTGAAATGTGTCTTCCGAAAACCAAATCCTATTATGATATCTGGATTGATGATGAATTACTTGTAGACCGGAAAACAGAGGAAGATCCTTTATATCAGGACAGATACCTTCCTCGAAAACTGAAGATCGGCATTGTTGTTCCCCCCAATAATGATGTAGATGTATTCATTAATGATATTGCCCTTATTGCCATCATTGAAAATAATGAGATCGCAGGCTATAATATTGCTGCCGGAGGCGGATTAGGAGCGACCCACGGGAATGAAGCCACTTATGCAAGATTAGCTTCTGTGCTTGGATTTGTAGATTCTGAAGAAAAAGCTTTAAAGGCAGTTTATGAAATCATTACGGTACAGCGCGATTTCGGGAATAGAAGTGACAGAAAGCTTTCAAGGCTGAAATACACTATTGATAAGCTTGGCATAGATCAGTACAGAGCTGAAGTAGAAAAAAGAACAGGCTTCAGCTTCGAACCAGCCAGGGAATTTAAGTTTGAACAGAGAAAAGACCGCTATGGCTGGACTCAAAATCATGAAGGGAAATGGTTTTACACCCTGTTTGTAGAACATGGAAGAGTTCTTGATATTGAAGGCTATCCTTTAAAATCAGGATTGTTGAAGATTGCCCGGGCTGCACATGTAAACTTCAGATTTACATGTAACCAGAACCTGATCCTTGCTGATATCAGTGAAGAGGATAAAGCAAAGATCGAAAGCCTGTTGAAGGAATATAGAATTTCAGAACATACAGAAAAAGCAAGCGCACTACGTAAAAACTCAGTTGCATGTGTTGCCCTGAATACCTGTTCTTTGGCTTTAGCAGAAGCACAACGATATTTGCCTTCTCTGGTGACCAAAATAGAACCTATTCTTGAAAAATATGGCCTTTTAGAAGAAGATATTACCATCAGGATGACCGGATGTCCTAACGGCTGCGGAAGATCTCCCAATGCTGAAATCGGATTTGTAGGAACAGCCTATGGAAAATACAATCTTCACATCGGAGGAGACCGACTGGGAATGCGACTGAATACAAAGTACAGAGAGAACATCGGTGAAGAAGAAATTCTGGCCACTCTGGATGAGCTTTTCGGCATCTATGTACAGGAAAAACATACAGAAGAAACCTTTGGTGACTTTTCATACCGTTATTTACAAACCTTAAACTGA